The region GAGAGGCTGGACCTGGCCCTGCCAAGTCCCCAGGCAGTGAACTCTAATGCATTTTGGAGATGATGACAACGTTCTCATCCAAAAATATCTGGCTAGCCAGGGAGGAGACTGTGACTACAGGGAGACTGTGcttcctttgtgttttgttttcatttgttactAAAAGTGACCTCCAGAAGGAAGAGCTCTGAAGGGACCATGGGGATGTGGATGCGCATGTGAGCCCAGACACAGGGAGGGCTGtgggctgctgggcagagctgcagcagattCCTTGTTCCAGCAGTGTGATTAAAAGAAGGGAAATGCTGAACTTCGTAAATGCTCCctaaaaggcatttttcttccctttgggtttgctgctgcagaagggaaGGCCTTGTTCAAATTCATTTAAGCTGTCTGATAATAGGTGCGTTTTTAAGAACAGCTGGGCAAACAACCCAGAGTCAGAACTCGTGAGAGGCTCTCAGTTTTGCTTCTCCACCTGCTTGGGCTGAAGGGCCACGTTTTAGCCCTAGGTCCCCCTGTCATGCAACGTCAAACCTGGCCCAAGCTTGGCATGCCGTTGGGTTTCCTCTCCCCCACTGAGTGGCTACTCTACAGCAGCAGGGTAACCTCTGCCACTCCAGGCAGCACATTTGGATGATGGTTAACAAGAACAAGACTCAGAGCTTATGGCTGCGATGGGATTTAATATAACGTTTGTTTGTAAACCGAAAATATTGGCAGAAAGTGCTTGCAAGGGAGGGATCTGTGATTCTTCATCAGGCTACCAACCCACTCCAATCAAACAGCTTGTCCAGGCACTCAACAGAATGCAGTATTTCAGCCTCAGGACTGGTGGGTTTTATGCAATACAGCCCTGTTAAGGCACATGTTTTAATTGTATGGCTCACTAAGCTCGCCACATCTCACACTTCTCTCTGTGGTCCTGGCTCCTTTCCTGTTGTAGGATCCCACTCACCACACACAGCCGCAGGGGTGCcccctttcttccctctcctgccAAGCAGGTGCATCTCTGTGAGGGACCCAAAATGGAAAAGAGACTGAGTGGTGCTTGGCAGTAAGAAGGGACTGTGGGGATTGACTCCAGAGAAACTGCTGGAGTGCCCCAACTCCCAGCTGCAAGCTTCATCCATACTCCTTTAGCATGTGAGCTCATGAAGGGTTTTAAGGTGATGCtctctgaaatcacagaatcacagaatcatctaggttggaaaggacgttgaagatcatccagtccaaccgttaactgagcactggcagttcccaactacactatgtccctcagtgctgtgtcgacctgactcttaaacacctccagggatggggactccaccacctccctgggcagcccattccaatgcccaacaaccccttctggaaagaaatgcttcctaatatccaatctaaacctttcctggcacaacttgaggccattccctcttgtcctattgcttattacttggttaaagagactcatccccagctctctgcaacctcctttcaggtagctgtagagggtgatgaggtctcccctcagcctcctcttctccagactaaacacccccagttccctcaggggctccttgtacgacctgtgctccagaccctgcaccagctccgttgcccttctctggacacgctcgagtcattcaatgtcctttttgtagtgaggggcccaaaactgaacacaggaatcgaggggtggcctccccagtgccgagtacaggggtgagatcccttccctgtccctgctggccacgctattgctgacacaagccaggatgccattggccttcttggccacctgggcacactgctggctcctgttcagccggctgtcaatcaacccccccaggtccctctctgactggcagctctgcagccactcctccccgagcctgtagcgctgctgggggttgttgtggcccaagggcagcccccagcatttggccttatggaaactcctccagttggcctcagcccatcactccagcctgtccaggtctctctgcagagcctccctaccctcaagcagatcaacactcccacccaacttggggtcgtctgcaaactcactgagggtaccctcaatcccctcatctagatcatcaataaagatgttaaacaggagtgaccccaacactgagccctgggggacaccacttgtgactggccaccaactggatttaactccattcaccaccactctctgggcccggccatccagacagttttttacccagcaaagcatgtgcccatccaagccacgagcagccagtttcaccaggagaatgctgtgggaaacggtgtcaaaggccttactaaagtcaaggtaaacaacatccacagcctttccctcatccaataagcaggttgccctgtcgtagaaggagatcaggtttgtaaggcaggacctgcctttcataaacccatgttgactgggcctgatcatctggttgtcctgcatgtgttgtatgatggcactcaggatgagctgctccatcaccatGTGGGCACCAAAGCCAacctgacaggcctgtaatttcccagatttcccagatcatctttctgacccttcttatatatgggcgtcacattgaccaatttccaatctgtcaggacctccacggtcagccaggactgatgataaatgatggaaagcggcttggcgagcaccccagccagctcctttaGCACCCTAAATGAGATGATGGGGAGGGTACACCCATCACCAAATCTCTCAGGCAGCAGGAAAGTATCTCCATCACCACAGATCCACTGGAGAGGAAAAACCCTGAAAGTCTTGCACTATTTACTGCAATTTTCACCTAGTTTAAATGGTGCCTGAAGTTTTTGCATGTCCTTTTCAGGGTCCCTTTGAGTTTAAACTCCCTGCATATTCTGTAGCAATACAATTTCCTCTCATCATTAGAGCTAGCTTCAGCTGTTATCAGGTATTATTATACCTCACcgcttccttcctctcccatcaGTCCCCCTATTCCGGAGTTAAATGTCATCTATAGTTCAGGTTATTTGATTGCTGGTCCCCCTGTACCACAGAAAAGTCCAGAAAGACAGGAAAGTTCCTGAGGAAATGGACATCAAGTGGCTACATTTTCCAACACACAGAAGAATCGGACCCCAAAAATGTCACTGATAGATGTGAAAGTAGCACAGGACATTTAGGACAGAGTGATTTGGACAGAAATGTGTGGTATGACTGCTCACACTTGGCAACGTGGGTAGCAAGCAATCATCCAAGTGGGCGCAGATACCACTGGAAAATGTCACTGCTGCAGTGACGGTGGTACCCTTTCTCAAAAGAAAGAGGCCTATCCTCACCCCAAAAGGAATATAAAGCTAACACTTTTTATGAGCattaactttttcttccttttaactgTACAGAAGACAAGGACTCACATGAAAAGTTTTTACCAGCATTTTTGCAGCATGCAAAGTTTTCTGGTGGATTGGTAGTTATTTCAGTGAAATGAggaacatcaaaataaaaatgattgtgAAAATGTCCTTTAAATCTGAATTGAAATGATGAGttctttgtttgcttgttttcttctgtagcttgcttgtttgttttttgaagtcACTCTTGTTAATTGTCCTGCAGCCATGGTATGTACCAGATAGccaagaaagctgacatggtgAAGTTATATACAGCATCCTTGTGACCTTTTTGCAGTGAAGATACATATCTGTCCAATAAAACCCAGGCCAAATGACAGTGACAGCTGCCTTGTGGCATTCAGTTTGAATTGAACAGGTTTGCTCATAAGTCAGGAGCAAGTATTTCATTACAGACTGTACAGACTGTGCACCAAGACCAGCATAAGCCCCCAAAAGTGAAACTTTCCCTTAGCAGCTATGGAAACTACCCCAGTGGACTGAGGTGCACTTCACAGGCTCCTCCTCGTCTCCTTGTTTTGACTTTCCTGCCTCCTGCAAGCTGTCATCCTCTGTTGGCATTTGCTTGTTGGTGTAGTACTTGCAAGGGAAGAAAACCTCGCTTCATCTCTCAGGAGGGATCCAGGGTGTTATGGGAACTGAGCATTCAAAGAACGAGGGCCAAAGGAGCATGGTTTTTCTGAGGAAAGGTCCAAAGTTGCCTGCATGGGAAGATGCTCTTCTCTCAGGGAAAGAGCCCAAGTCACTGCTGAAACGGGGATTGCGTTATGTCAGCTTGAGCCTCATAATGAAAGGGATGACCAGCACGCCTGAATTCTTGTGGGGACTGCCTGAGGTACAGAAACTGAACCTTTCACGTAACCAGCTGGTGGTGATTCCTCCTTCACTGGGGAAACTGGACAGGCTTGTAGTGCTGAACTTGGGTGGCAACTGCCTCAAGTGTCTGCCTAAAGAGATTGGGTTGCTGAGGAACCTGAAGGTCTTGTTCGTCAATATGAATTGCCTGACAGAAGtgccagcagagctcagcttGTGCAGAAAGCTGGAGGTTTTGAGCCTCTCACACAACTACATCTCACAACTGCCTTTGAGCTTCACCGACCTGACAAGTTTGAGGAAACTGAACCTCAGTAACAACCGCTTTGTGCAAATTCCGCTCTGCATTTTTGCACTGAGAAGCTTAGACTTCTTGCACCTAGGGTCCAACAGGCTTGAAAACATTGCAGAGAGTGTCCAGTATCTGGTCAATCTGCAAATCTTTATTGTAGAGAATAACAACATACGCACCCTTCCACGGTCTCTCTGCTTCATCACTGCTCTGGAGTTACTAAATGTTGATTACAACGCCATACAGACTCTCCCGGATGAGCTCTACCTGCTGCGCCGGCTGCCACGCATCGCATGGAACCCAATGGACAAAGGCCTCCACATCGCCCACAACCCCTTGTCCCGACCCCTGCCCGAGGTCGTCGAGGGGGGGCTGGATGTCCTCTTCAACTACCTCAGGCAGAAAAAGGAGAACAACTGAGTTTCTGCTGATCTTGGGATTAAACCTGTCATCAAGACTAAGTTATATCAGAGCGCTTTCCTGCACAGGGATTTCCACTTCATAATGCTTGGATTTCGAAGACTGTGGAAGGCTTTAGTAACGGTTGGAGGAAAGCAAGTAAAGTATGATGGTCTTGATTAAGCGTGTGAAGAGTAAACTTTCTAAAAATAGCCACCTCTGTAACCTTCAGTGTTAGTGGGCTTGGGATTTATGAGGAAAACACTCAACAAACTTGTGATAAAATGTTTGCTCTTCGTTTGACAGAAACAAATAAGGCAGACTGCTAGAAGTGCAGAAACGTGTATTTGCCAGCTATTAGGTTAAAGGAATATTAATATGAATTGCATAACTATATGTGATTGCAGTTGCACTTTAACTCCAGCTCACTTCTTCATACACAGATAAACCGCTGCATAAACAAACACTGCTATCTAAGTGAATCTCgagaaaaatttttaatttacttttggcAGTGAATATATCCTGAGCTATATTAGCTCACAGACAGTATATTACCGGCCAGTTCAATACCATTTGTTTACCCCACAGCTGTGCACTGGCCTCTATAAATTACAGGTGAAGATTGCTGTCAATGAGGTGATTTCCCAGTTCTTTGGAAGAAGACCCCAAAGTTCCCCAAAGCCTCTAGTTACCCTCCTGAGACACACAGCCTTTCCTGCAGAGCCTCCTAGGATACCAACAGCAGTGCAACACATCAGCCAGGAGCAGCAtccacagaaagcagagaaacCTTATGCCATCAAACAAAGGCTGTCAGATGAGGCTGCTCATTACAAGATGAACAACTGCACTCCATTCCCTTTCCCACATCCCTGCAATTGTAGCCGTGGAGTAACTTTACTCAGAGGGCAGTACATCTCCTAAAAGTGAAATATTCCCTTCAGGAAAAACAACATCAAACCAATCATCGGCTTAAGTAAGAGCTTCAAAAACAAATACttatttctgtgattttcagTATCAGCCAGTAGCATAAAAGTCAAGTCTTATGCGGTTTCTCATATTGATCTTCTGTGAATGTCCTTCATCAAAGTTTTATCTGGTAATAAAGAGGCAGTATGAAAGAGCTGTTAACAATTTATGCAACTTCATTTTTTGTTCCCTCACACCAGTGTAAAACAGAAGTAACTCTGTTGAAATCAGTGTAGATAAATGCTTGTAATGGCGGTGTAAAAGAGGAATGAGCCTGTAATTCTTCAGCTAATTAAGAGCATTCAAAGCCACTTTTAAAGTGCTTCCTATCCTATGTCAAATCTCAAAAATCAGTGATTACTTTTCAAAATAAGTTGTTTGAAATTATGGAAGGCTGAGGAAGGCTGATCCTTGCTTCCAGAGAAGTTAATGGAGAGCCCCTGTCTGAGGGAAAAAGTTAGCAGAGGTAGAAGCAGCCTAATAACAGCAGACAATTATGTAATCCATAGGTACATGCGAGCAAATGCAGCATTGCTGGCCACGCTAACGTTACCAGTGAGGTGTTGAAAATAGCAAAGAAGAATCAGTGTTCACAGAATATTCCATTCGGGGCTGGCTACCTTCATATTTTATTATGTTGTATTTATGTTTGTGTCTTGTTTGTTATCTTAATCAAGAATTTCAGTGTTATGCCCAGGAATCACAGTTTTCAAGTGTGCAGTCAAGGGCAAATCTTATGTTTCTAGCAAATGAGAAACCTTTTTCGAAGGTCACATTTGCTCaagcattaagcaaacaaacaaacaaagcaagtaAACAAACACCAAAGCACAgttattttgtaactttttttacTTAATATGTTTCAAATGCAAAGATATTTACCATGTAgctttacatgtatttatttcacCCATGCAATGAGATTTATAGCAAAGTTCCAAGTTTTATAATGAACAATGCATCTAATAAATTAATATGTGATTCAATTAGCGACAAGAAATAAAGCTTCAATTATTTCTAGAAATACCAACAGATAATTCTTGGAGGGGATTAGGCGCAGATTATTAGCTTTTCTAAATGTCCATTTCATATCCCTAAGTCTGGCATTCACGTAAACACTGCAGTCCTGCAATAGTTCTTTGCAGGAAAACTAGATGCTTATGGTATTAACCACCTGAAAAGATTTTTTCACATATCAGTATCCAGGATTATATGACACCAGACAGCCTCCGATGTGATCTGACTAGAAGAGGTATACACAGTAATTTACATGGAAGATGTGAGACTGGACTGTGTGTATTCATTAGGATACCACTACAAAGGGTGAGAAACAGTGCGTGATTCCAGGAAATGGTCTCCAGACAGGGGATTAAAAGGCAAATTTGACATAATTAAATGCATCTGAAAAAAGCAGTTATAATAAGAAGTGCAATaccaataatttaaaattcaattaTTCAATTGAATAATAATAACCTTTTATTCAAGCTAATAAACCTTTGTAAGCATACAAAACACGTAAAAATCTCTGCCTTtttaaacagaataataaaattcaTTGAATAAATGGTACTTTAATGTATAATTCAGATTTTACCATTAAGAAGATAATTTTCACTGAACTGCTTTAGTCTTTCTTTCATTCCTCAGTCAAGACCCTTATAAATAGCTTTCTCAGAGATAAGAAAATGATCTCACATGACTAAAGGTAGTGTTCTGAATTCTTCCTGTAAAAAGATAAGACTGTATACCATTGTTAATGCTTAGAAATATGCATGAGAGGCAAATAAAGATATATATATTTGCGTCTGAGAGGGAGCAAGATAAAGCAAGCAAGAGGTGCAGGAGAGAGATAGAATGCATGTCACATGCTGGCCTTAGTTTTGAGCAGGGCATTAGCAAAGAATTGGTGGACCTCAGCGTTGTCATCTGATATTAGCTGCACAgatgacaaggaaaaaaagagctgaaatgCTGCAGGGACTGTAGTCATATCTCATAATATTTGACAGTACCACTTCTCTGTGTATATTAAATGATACGATTTTGACTTATAATCTTTCAGAGAACTATATGCAGAATGTTACACTTGTTTCTAGTATTCACCAAAGTTTTCTCATCCTAAGCCTCACAGCGGCATATCTTTTGATGcatctattatttttattgttattggTGGTGTTCTTCTAAGGAATGGAAAAATGTGGGATCCATTTGTGGAAAAAGATACTCTCTTGGCAGGGTGACTTTTCTACAGCAATTGCTCAAAAAAGCTCTCAAACTGCTTAGAAAAATTCTTCATGTGgatgaaacaaagagaaaagcacaAGAACAAAGTAGAAAGAACATAGTTATGGGTCAAATGGTTGGGATAAATGTAATACACAACAGGGCTACACAATTTGTTCCCTAGCTATCATAAATAATACACTGGTGGTACATTTGGTGAGGTGAACAGATtctatctatttttattttaaattgaaaagaaagCTGCATTCTGTGAAAAGTTTAAAGTCTAGCCAACAAGAAAAGCCTTTGCAAACTGGAAGGTTTCAGGCTTTTGGACTAACCAAAGTTAGTGACTTCAACCTTtgactgaaaggaaaacattttaatctGAAGTGTTGATGTAACATCTCACTGGAAGTTAAAGGTGAAATGTGTTGTACCTACTGCTCTGGGGCCACTGGCCAAACCTGCCATGTGGGCAAACTGCCTCACGCTGTTTGTGACTGCTGACTTCCCAAAATCCCTTGCAATGTCCCATCAGTCCCATGGGGTACCCGTGGGCATACAATCTGTCCAGGAACACCAGCCTATTACGTGAGCAAAGCAGCAAGAACTCACAAAGACCAATTTCCAAGATGCACTGGGGTGGCACttcaaaacagaatttttcaGATTCCAGCTGAAAAGTCTTGAAATTCAGATTAAAGAATTTATGATTATTATTTTGGTTGAAAAAtatgccaactttttttttttttccaccttgtcAATATTTTCTCCAtacttttcatcattttcatcaaaattcctctttttttatcaAACTCAGGAACAGTTTCTAGGCATTTTTGCTACAAGACTATGCACTCTGCAGTTAAAGCTTTTTAGGATATAAATGAATTAATTTCCTATTACTACACTGTAGCTTCAGGAAACTGTAATTTTCAGTTAATATTTGTAACAACTTTGCAGACGTAATTTAAGTGAAGGAGGATGCATCTAAAAAGTATTGTGTTGATCCTAGAGAGATTTGAACACATTTCTTACTTTGCTAGGCCAGCACTTTACTTGAAAAAGTATATCACAGTATATAATTTCCACAAGTAGAAAAATCACGGATACTTCAGCTTATTTCCttaaccaaagaaaaaaagaagcctcaaAGATCTTCACCACATAAGAGATAAATAAAGGTAAATAAAGAGAgataaagaaagcaagcaaagaaaattaactaaCCATCTGGTCAGTATGATTTCAGCAAATTC is a window of Athene noctua chromosome 2, bAthNoc1.hap1.1, whole genome shotgun sequence DNA encoding:
- the LRRC30 gene encoding leucine-rich repeat-containing protein 30, which translates into the protein MGTEHSKNEGQRSMVFLRKGPKLPAWEDALLSGKEPKSLLKRGLRYVSLSLIMKGMTSTPEFLWGLPEVQKLNLSRNQLVVIPPSLGKLDRLVVLNLGGNCLKCLPKEIGLLRNLKVLFVNMNCLTEVPAELSLCRKLEVLSLSHNYISQLPLSFTDLTSLRKLNLSNNRFVQIPLCIFALRSLDFLHLGSNRLENIAESVQYLVNLQIFIVENNNIRTLPRSLCFITALELLNVDYNAIQTLPDELYLLRRLPRIAWNPMDKGLHIAHNPLSRPLPEVVEGGLDVLFNYLRQKKENN